A region of Paenibacillus thiaminolyticus DNA encodes the following proteins:
- a CDS encoding HEAT repeat domain-containing protein, which produces MNVAELYDELPIELPGDVMDALASHHAKQVAGEFFLRLMNRDEIIELHECLADLKEFQDILPLWSDDNSNYVGLYCRGPLKNKVCYISHEETDLSPGFRSVSSFLASLEQSSDLDWDDLKKDYPTEADIDTQHLEDDRKCIDELNALLHSHQLDDDYRVQLIYSVMAITPKTDLDSIVKYLDDEDMYVQERACEILGYHRHVPAKEKLREIAQSGMPNGRQAAKGALARIRETRETSKS; this is translated from the coding sequence ATGAATGTTGCAGAGCTTTATGACGAGCTTCCTATAGAACTGCCAGGGGATGTGATGGATGCTTTAGCGTCTCATCATGCCAAGCAAGTGGCTGGTGAATTTTTCTTGAGGCTCATGAATCGAGACGAGATCATTGAACTTCATGAATGTCTGGCTGATCTTAAAGAATTTCAAGACATTCTCCCTTTATGGAGCGATGACAATTCGAACTATGTTGGACTTTACTGTCGGGGACCGTTAAAAAACAAGGTTTGTTATATTAGTCATGAGGAAACCGATCTGTCGCCGGGCTTCCGAAGTGTAAGTTCTTTCCTTGCTTCGCTGGAACAATCTTCCGATCTGGATTGGGATGATTTAAAAAAGGACTATCCAACAGAAGCTGATATCGATACACAGCATCTCGAAGATGATAGGAAATGTATCGATGAGTTGAACGCTCTGTTACATTCGCATCAGCTTGATGATGACTATCGAGTTCAGTTGATCTATTCCGTAATGGCTATTACGCCAAAGACAGATTTGGATAGCATCGTGAAGTATTTAGATGATGAGGATATGTATGTGCAGGAAAGAGCATGCGAGATTTTGGGCTATCACAGGCATGTCCCGGCAAAAGAAAAATTACGGGAGATTGCGCAATCCGGCATGCCGAATGGGAGACAAGCAGCGAAGGGAGCTTTGGCAAGAATTCGAGAGACAAGGGAAACATCAAAATCGTAA
- a CDS encoding methyltransferase domain-containing protein: protein MTRCSCCQFMYDEWYGDTRNGVPSGTPLEDLAGTLCSRCGMQGNRHECQPSPKYAGQEAEYYDQFAGKAGIAFYRHWLEQAAEPPSVLELGVGTGRLAVELAARAERYCGVDWSPQMLKAADTKRKRMFKEEAEQRLQLAEEDVLTFEAPADYTHVLCPDGFLQHFTRMEEHTALLRKIHRWLQAGGWIAVDLILPPGGAAWQTLERKRVQPRKLVRRQIDGSTSLSRQIFHCAIAYETYIDGAMESRYLAEREYALMTPKEAALLLAAEGFEVTRIIQNYGWSTPWRTVLPPGVNDRGSGPDASETIDEAIAAGKCVQPYRENAWQDGGYPLRGALTALSPATSATMTLIARKK from the coding sequence ATGACCCGATGCAGTTGCTGTCAATTCATGTATGACGAATGGTATGGCGATACGCGCAACGGTGTCCCTTCCGGCACACCGCTTGAGGACTTGGCCGGTACACTATGCTCCCGCTGCGGGATGCAGGGCAACCGGCATGAATGTCAGCCGAGCCCGAAGTACGCGGGGCAGGAGGCCGAATATTATGACCAGTTTGCCGGAAAAGCGGGGATTGCGTTCTACCGGCACTGGCTGGAGCAAGCGGCGGAACCGCCGAGCGTACTGGAGCTTGGCGTCGGAACCGGACGTCTGGCGGTCGAGCTGGCCGCCCGGGCTGAGCGCTACTGCGGCGTCGATTGGAGTCCCCAGATGCTTAAGGCTGCGGATACGAAGCGCAAGCGCATGTTCAAGGAGGAAGCGGAGCAGCGGCTGCAGCTGGCGGAAGAGGACGTTCTTACGTTTGAAGCACCCGCCGACTATACCCATGTGCTATGTCCGGACGGGTTTTTGCAGCATTTTACGCGGATGGAGGAGCATACTGCGCTGCTGCGCAAGATCCATCGTTGGCTGCAGGCAGGAGGCTGGATCGCCGTCGATCTGATCCTGCCGCCAGGAGGCGCCGCTTGGCAGACGCTGGAGCGCAAGCGCGTGCAGCCTCGCAAGCTTGTTCGCCGCCAGATCGACGGCTCAACCTCACTGTCCCGGCAGATCTTCCATTGTGCCATCGCTTACGAGACGTATATCGACGGGGCCATGGAATCCCGGTACCTGGCAGAACGCGAATATGCGTTGATGACGCCAAAGGAAGCCGCGCTGCTGCTTGCTGCGGAAGGATTTGAAGTAACGAGGATAATTCAAAATTATGGCTGGTCAACGCCTTGGCGAACCGTGCTCCCCCCGGGAGTCAACGACAGGGGAAGCGGACCGGATGCCTCAGAGACGATAGACGAAGCGATCGCGGCCGGGAAGTGTGTGCAACCGTATCGTGAGAATGCATGGCAAGATGGCGGATATCCGCTGCGCGGCGCGCTGACTGCACTATCGCCCGCTACCTCGGCCACGATGACGTTGATTGCCCGGAAGAAATGA
- a CDS encoding response regulator transcription factor, translating into MKVMIVDDQEIVREGLKMILSMYKEVSVIGEVPNGRVLLEQLEVMNPDVILMDIRMPVMDGITAAQLVKERHPEIKVIILTTFDEDEYIIQGLKNGVEGYILKDSGSADILNAIKTVYAGSVLLNSKVTERMVEAISSGQDNPMPSRQEAPVPDKLGLLTPREAEVARHILSGSSNKEIAQALFVTEGTVKNYVSRILDKLECRNRTELVLYLSKLGRV; encoded by the coding sequence ATCAAGGTAATGATTGTAGATGACCAGGAGATCGTCCGGGAAGGGCTTAAAATGATACTGAGCATGTACAAGGAGGTCTCCGTCATCGGTGAAGTGCCTAACGGCAGGGTGCTGTTGGAGCAGCTTGAAGTGATGAACCCTGATGTGATTCTAATGGACATCAGAATGCCGGTGATGGACGGGATTACGGCTGCTCAATTGGTGAAGGAGCGGCATCCGGAGATCAAGGTTATCATTCTGACCACCTTTGATGAAGATGAATATATTATCCAAGGCTTGAAGAACGGAGTGGAAGGATACATATTGAAAGATTCCGGTTCCGCCGATATTTTAAACGCCATCAAAACGGTATATGCCGGCAGTGTGCTTCTCAATTCGAAGGTGACTGAACGCATGGTAGAGGCCATATCCTCCGGACAGGACAACCCCATGCCGTCTCGCCAAGAGGCTCCCGTACCGGACAAGCTGGGACTGCTTACCCCGAGAGAGGCGGAAGTTGCCCGGCATATCCTGTCCGGCAGCAGCAATAAAGAGATTGCTCAAGCTCTGTTCGTCACCGAGGGGACGGTTAAAAATTATGTATCCCGAATTCTGGATAAGCTCGAATGCAGAAACCGCACGGAGCTCGTTCTATATTTGAGCAAGCTGGGCCGAGTGTAA
- a CDS encoding VanW family protein: MSWTTYVQILLLLHQALVPGSVQIGVQGRSVATANRADYVAPVFPLLNDEKIDRLLDELDKKVYQAPRNARIGDYEEIIPEQSGYKLDRRRFREQFYSCLYSTGSQAIEAPRLKVHATVDSELLAHIRDKRIGYYVTYYNSRNKNRSHNVDLAAKAINNSVVFPGEQFSFNRVVGMRTTSKGYRQAPIIVRGEYSEGIGGGICQVSSTLFNAVDRAGLAIKQRYSHSRHVPYVPPGRDATVSWGGPDFTFQNRYNQPVLIRAHASGGQMVVAVYSSELITYIPREVPGTTRRLPEEISLDVEVKVRE, translated from the coding sequence TTGAGTTGGACTACATATGTTCAAATCTTGCTTCTGCTGCACCAGGCCCTCGTTCCCGGCAGTGTGCAGATCGGCGTACAGGGGCGCAGCGTCGCGACCGCGAATCGTGCCGATTATGTGGCGCCGGTGTTCCCGCTCTTGAATGATGAGAAAATAGACCGGCTTCTTGATGAACTCGATAAGAAAGTGTATCAAGCGCCCAGGAATGCCCGGATTGGCGACTACGAGGAAATTATCCCGGAACAGAGCGGTTATAAACTGGATCGGAGGCGTTTTCGTGAGCAATTCTATTCCTGCCTCTACAGCACCGGTTCCCAAGCTATCGAAGCGCCGCGCTTGAAGGTCCATGCCACAGTTGATAGCGAACTGTTGGCCCATATCCGTGACAAGAGAATCGGATATTACGTGACCTATTACAATTCCAGAAATAAAAACCGGTCGCATAATGTGGATCTGGCGGCAAAAGCCATTAATAACAGCGTCGTGTTCCCGGGCGAGCAGTTCTCGTTCAACCGGGTTGTCGGTATGCGAACCACGTCGAAAGGATACAGGCAAGCGCCGATTATCGTACGCGGGGAATATTCCGAAGGGATTGGCGGAGGAATCTGCCAGGTATCCTCGACCCTGTTCAATGCCGTGGACCGGGCAGGGCTGGCCATCAAGCAGCGTTACTCCCACAGCCGGCATGTGCCCTATGTACCGCCCGGCCGCGATGCGACGGTGAGCTGGGGCGGGCCGGATTTTACATTTCAAAATCGGTACAATCAACCGGTTCTCATCCGCGCCCATGCCAGCGGGGGCCAAATGGTCGTTGCGGTGTATTCTTCCGAATTGATTACGTATATTCCGCGCGAGGTCCCGGGCACGACCCGACGTCTGCCGGAAGAGATCTCCCTCGATGTAGAAGTGAAAGTGAGGGAATAA
- a CDS encoding DMT family transporter: MNKYWMYVVLTCLLEMVWVFGFSTADAAWHWILLVGVIIVDFYFLSKACEGLPTGTVYAIFAGVGSIGTVLMDYFLFDGNMSALKLLFIGLLVAGVIGLKLADNKVEDRGHQ, translated from the coding sequence ATGAATAAATATTGGATGTATGTAGTCCTCACCTGTTTATTAGAGATGGTCTGGGTTTTTGGGTTCAGTACAGCAGATGCGGCATGGCATTGGATACTGCTCGTAGGTGTCATTATCGTTGATTTTTATTTCCTGTCCAAGGCCTGTGAAGGACTGCCTACCGGGACCGTCTATGCCATCTTCGCCGGGGTCGGTTCAATCGGAACGGTATTGATGGATTACTTCTTATTTGACGGAAATATGAGCGCCCTGAAATTGCTCTTTATCGGGCTGCTTGTAGCCGGAGTTATTGGTTTGAAGCTAGCTGACAATAAAGTGGAAGACAGGGGGCATCAATAA
- a CDS encoding TetR family transcriptional regulator, with protein MDKREKIVQASIEVFKEKGIEKAKISDIVQKAEIAQGTFYLYFPSKLSVMPVIAEQIVLQFMKKIEATVSLDDPLTEQLSQLVNAIFQVTAEFRDVSVLVYAGLSTTENMSKWENIYAPLYDLVASLFKTNKQRRLVRDNLDPARTAKLVLGLIESAAEQVFLYDAYDSQNEASQRAELLTFLEHALRP; from the coding sequence ATGGACAAAAGAGAAAAGATCGTTCAAGCGTCCATCGAGGTTTTTAAAGAAAAAGGGATTGAAAAGGCCAAAATATCAGACATCGTTCAAAAGGCCGAGATTGCCCAGGGAACGTTTTATCTGTATTTCCCCTCTAAATTATCGGTTATGCCTGTGATCGCGGAGCAAATTGTGCTGCAATTTATGAAGAAAATTGAAGCCACGGTTTCACTTGACGATCCGTTGACCGAGCAACTAAGTCAATTGGTGAATGCCATTTTCCAGGTTACGGCTGAATTTCGTGACGTGTCCGTTCTTGTCTATGCAGGCCTGTCCACAACCGAAAATATGAGCAAATGGGAAAACATTTATGCTCCGCTTTACGATTTGGTCGCTTCTCTGTTCAAGACGAACAAACAGCGCCGCCTCGTTCGCGATAACCTGGATCCCGCTCGTACCGCCAAATTAGTGCTTGGGCTGATTGAATCTGCTGCGGAGCAAGTCTTTTTATATGACGCTTACGACTCACAAAATGAAGCCAGTCAAAGAGCTGAATTACTGACATTTTTAGAGCATGCTTTGCGTCCGTAA
- a CDS encoding (2Fe-2S) ferredoxin domain-containing protein encodes MPTWNLEETRHHLLICNGGSCMKQQAEEVTQAIRDEISALGAKKQIHTTRTRCNGRCTDACVVIAYPEGVWYKEMTPELGRELVRKQLAGERLEEQMVYSYDRRFIATGQSVAGKDKPPR; translated from the coding sequence ATGCCAACATGGAATTTGGAGGAGACCCGCCATCATCTGCTGATATGCAACGGCGGCAGCTGCATGAAGCAGCAGGCCGAGGAAGTGACGCAAGCGATCCGGGATGAAATATCGGCACTCGGAGCGAAAAAACAGATTCATACGACACGCACCCGCTGCAATGGCCGTTGCACGGACGCTTGTGTCGTCATCGCCTACCCGGAAGGGGTCTGGTATAAGGAGATGACTCCGGAGCTGGGAAGGGAATTGGTGCGCAAGCAGTTGGCCGGCGAGCGGCTGGAGGAGCAAATGGTCTACTCGTATGATCGCCGCTTCATCGCTACCGGCCAATCGGTCGCAGGAAAAGATAAACCGCCGAGATAG
- a CDS encoding FAD/NAD(P)-binding oxidoreductase, whose protein sequence is MPEQLHYAVAIVGAGSAGLSVAARVLRTSAALHGSVVIIDPQAKHYYQPLWTLVGGGVVRKEVTEREQRSLIPKGADWLQEAVAHFHPDENRIVTSTGTDIRYDVLVVAAGIQVDWDRIKGLRECIGREGVCSNYDYRYVDSTWRSIREFRGGTAIFTQPNTPIKCGGAPQKIAYLADDAFRSSGVREKTDIIFASGNASIFAVPKYAAALDKVVERKGITAKYKRNLVEIDSVKREAVFEHVDTKERETLRYDMIHVVPPMSAPSFIRDSPLAGPGGWAEVDKHTMRHVRFANVFALGDCSNLPTSKTGAAIRKQAPVAANNVLNVLAGKPPDAIYDGYTSCPLVTGYNRLILAEFDYDLTPRETFPFDQSKERYSMYLLKKDLLPKLYWHGMLKGRM, encoded by the coding sequence ATGCCAGAGCAACTTCACTATGCCGTCGCCATTGTGGGGGCAGGCAGCGCCGGATTATCGGTTGCGGCCCGTGTGCTGCGAACATCGGCAGCGCTGCACGGCTCCGTCGTGATCATCGATCCGCAGGCCAAGCATTACTATCAACCCTTGTGGACACTCGTCGGCGGCGGAGTCGTGCGCAAGGAGGTGACGGAGCGCGAACAGCGATCGCTTATCCCGAAGGGAGCCGATTGGCTGCAGGAAGCGGTCGCGCATTTCCACCCGGACGAGAACCGCATCGTTACAAGCACTGGCACCGACATCCGGTACGATGTGCTCGTCGTCGCGGCGGGCATCCAGGTCGATTGGGATCGGATTAAGGGATTGAGGGAATGCATCGGGCGCGAAGGCGTGTGCAGCAATTATGATTACCGCTATGTGGACAGCACTTGGCGGTCGATCCGGGAGTTCCGCGGCGGGACCGCGATTTTCACGCAGCCGAACACGCCAATCAAGTGCGGGGGCGCGCCCCAGAAGATCGCGTACTTGGCTGATGACGCATTCCGGAGCTCGGGCGTCAGGGAGAAGACCGACATTATCTTCGCATCCGGCAATGCGTCGATCTTCGCCGTGCCGAAGTATGCTGCGGCACTCGACAAGGTGGTGGAGCGCAAGGGAATCACGGCCAAATACAAGCGCAATCTGGTCGAGATTGACTCCGTCAAGCGGGAAGCGGTCTTCGAGCATGTGGACACGAAGGAGCGGGAGACGCTCCGGTACGATATGATTCATGTCGTGCCGCCGATGTCCGCCCCGTCCTTCATCCGGGACAGCCCGCTTGCCGGGCCGGGCGGATGGGCCGAGGTCGACAAGCATACGATGCGGCATGTCCGGTTCGCGAACGTGTTCGCTCTGGGCGATTGCAGCAATCTGCCGACCTCGAAGACAGGCGCGGCCATTCGCAAGCAGGCTCCGGTGGCGGCCAACAATGTGTTGAACGTGCTGGCGGGGAAGCCGCCGGATGCAATCTACGACGGGTATACCTCCTGCCCGCTCGTAACGGGCTATAACCGGCTCATTCTCGCGGAGTTCGATTATGATCTGACGCCGCGGGAGACGTTCCCGTTCGATCAGTCGAAGGAGCGGTACAGTATGTATCTGCTGAAGAAAGATCTGCTGCCTAAGCTGTATTGGCACGGCATGCTGAAGGGACGGATGTAA
- a CDS encoding DMT family transporter: MGWLFVTLAAISEIAGVVGLKLFSQEKNIRNGALFAGGFALSFGLLYQAFGYLQLSIAYAVWIGIGTAGAVLINMIFFGESKSAARLVSLGLIIIGVTGLKLVS; this comes from the coding sequence ATGGGTTGGTTATTCGTTACCTTAGCTGCTATAAGTGAAATCGCTGGTGTTGTCGGGTTGAAGCTGTTCAGCCAGGAGAAAAATATCCGCAATGGCGCACTATTCGCGGGCGGGTTCGCCCTCTCCTTCGGGCTGCTGTATCAGGCCTTCGGCTATTTGCAGTTGAGCATCGCCTATGCGGTCTGGATTGGAATCGGAACGGCAGGCGCCGTGCTGATCAATATGATCTTTTTCGGAGAATCCAAAAGCGCGGCCCGTCTTGTCAGCTTGGGTCTGATTATTATTGGCGTTACCGGATTAAAGCTTGTCTCATAA
- a CDS encoding GNAT family N-acetyltransferase: MTLLHYFPMTEDYASIIAKWTYDEPYSLYSMDGDEDTIAEFMDGDYFYALDNDNVLIGYICTGNSARVPGGYDIGIYDQDTYLDLGLGLHPEFTGKGLGIGFVTSSLDFIRERYQAPDIQLVVAAFNERAIKVYERAGFARGALFQSKIGEQDVDFMVMRRSMQA, translated from the coding sequence ATGACACTTCTTCATTATTTCCCAATGACAGAGGACTATGCTTCCATCATTGCGAAGTGGACTTATGATGAGCCTTATTCGCTCTATAGTATGGACGGGGATGAGGACACCATTGCGGAATTTATGGACGGGGACTATTTTTATGCTTTGGATAACGATAATGTCTTAATTGGGTATATTTGTACAGGGAACTCAGCACGTGTGCCGGGAGGATATGACATCGGAATCTATGACCAGGATACATACCTGGATTTAGGATTAGGGCTGCATCCGGAGTTTACCGGGAAGGGCCTGGGAATCGGGTTTGTCACGAGCAGCCTTGATTTTATTCGCGAGCGGTATCAAGCCCCCGATATTCAATTGGTTGTGGCCGCATTTAATGAACGGGCGATTAAAGTGTATGAGCGTGCCGGATTTGCTAGGGGAGCATTATTCCAAAGTAAAATCGGAGAGCAAGATGTAGACTTTATGGTGATGAGGCGCTCGATGCAAGCGTAA
- a CDS encoding ABC transporter substrate-binding protein — translation MNRRTFTNRFLLLGMTMMLVLLSACGSSEQPDAKRQAQGEQPAAQVSESGTVELENMGEQLSFPDAPKRAVTLNQHATEVMLALGLEDSMVGTAYLDDSILPEYKEKYDKIPVLADKYPSKEVFLSVSPDFAYAGWKSAFGDKALGSRSDLAEQGVLTYVQESSSKAAPTLEDVYQDILNIGRIFRVEDRAEALVNDMRQKLEDIQAQIGTVSVPLNVFVFDSGEDKAYTAANTYLTSLIGKVGGKNIFDDIDKGWAEVSWEEVVNRDPDVIVIVDYGDTTAAQKQELLLNKVPLADVKAIKNKRFIVLPLSAAAEGIRAPIALQTLAAGLYPDKVQP, via the coding sequence ATGAATCGAAGAACATTCACCAATAGATTTCTATTGCTAGGGATGACCATGATGCTCGTATTGCTGTCGGCATGCGGCAGTTCGGAACAGCCGGATGCGAAGCGCCAGGCGCAAGGGGAGCAGCCGGCGGCGCAAGTGTCCGAGAGCGGAACGGTCGAGCTTGAAAATATGGGAGAACAGCTGAGCTTCCCAGACGCGCCGAAGCGGGCGGTCACGCTGAACCAGCATGCGACCGAAGTGATGTTGGCGCTCGGTCTCGAAGATTCGATGGTCGGAACGGCTTATCTCGATGACAGCATCCTGCCCGAATATAAGGAGAAATACGACAAGATTCCGGTCCTCGCGGACAAGTATCCGTCAAAGGAAGTGTTCTTGTCGGTGTCTCCCGATTTTGCCTATGCGGGATGGAAGAGCGCGTTTGGGGACAAAGCGCTTGGCTCGCGGTCGGATCTGGCTGAGCAGGGCGTCCTGACTTATGTGCAGGAATCCTCCAGCAAGGCTGCGCCGACGCTTGAGGATGTATATCAGGACATCTTGAATATCGGGCGCATCTTCCGGGTGGAAGACAGAGCCGAAGCGCTCGTGAACGATATGCGCCAGAAGCTGGAGGACATCCAGGCGCAAATCGGCACCGTGAGCGTGCCCCTGAACGTATTCGTGTTCGACAGCGGGGAAGACAAGGCCTACACGGCAGCCAATACGTACTTAACCAGCTTGATTGGCAAGGTTGGCGGAAAAAATATTTTCGACGATATCGACAAAGGATGGGCCGAGGTCAGCTGGGAGGAAGTAGTGAACCGCGACCCGGACGTCATCGTCATTGTCGATTATGGCGACACGACGGCCGCACAGAAGCAGGAGCTGCTCTTGAACAAAGTGCCGCTGGCTGATGTGAAGGCGATCAAAAACAAGCGGTTTATCGTGCTGCCGCTCTCGGCGGCTGCAGAGGGCATCCGGGCGCCGATCGCTTTACAGACGCTCGCTGCCGGCTTGTATCCGGATAAAGTGCAGCCATAA